The Flavobacterium sp. 1 genome contains the following window.
AAGGTTTACCTTGTTTGGCTTCTTCTTCTATAATTACAAGCGCTTTTTCCCATGCTTCATCCGAAAGTCTATCTGCTTCATCTATAAAAGCTTTCGATTGAGCTTGCATTTCAGCGCTTATTTTTGGGTACTGAGCAAAACATTGGATACTTCCTAAAAACAAAAGGAAAATAGCCGATAAAGTGAAATTTTTCATACTAATTTTAATTTTGGCAATCTTTTTAAACAAATCACCTGTATCTTATGAATACAGGTGACAGTTTTTATAGTTTTAAATACTTATAGAATTATTCTTGATAATTAAAAGTCCCAGCACCACCAATATTACTATTCCATCCTAAAGTTTGCACTAACCATGGGTTTACGGTTAAAACATCTGTTTTAAGCCCATTTATGTAATAATTTGGATTAAATTTAATTTTAACAGCAGTTCCACCAACATTATCCATAGGTGTAAGTAAATTTGTACGGATGAAATTAGTGTTATAAAATGTCGCCAAAGTTGCCAATTGAGCTTGGAAAGTAGCTGTTGCTGCATCAGGATCGACAACTATACTTGCGCGAAGTGTTGCTAAAGGATCGGCAGCTGAAGTAGTAGCAGTTTTGTACTGTAAATAATTTCCTGTACGCTGTGTCCCATTGATAGGTGTTAAACCTAATTTACTAACAGTACCACCAGTAATTCCAGGTAATGATGCATCATCATAAAGCATCCAGCGCTGAACATCCCAAAAACGTTTACCTTCATAAGCCAACTCAACTCTGCGTTCGTATAAACAAGCTTCGATAGCGGCATATTTATCTGCCAATGTGCCTATTCCATAATTATTTGCAGAAGGAATACCCACACGGTTTCTAATTTTTCCTAAATAGGCTAAAGTATTACTCGTTTGCCCTAATGCTGCATAACATTCAGCAATATTCAATAACAATTCAGCATAACGGTATTCAAAAATATCAGTTGGTGAATACGTATAATTGGTTGCATTAGAAGCTGTTTGATTGCTCATTTTTCGAACAAATGCAGGACTTGTTGATGTCGTATTAAGATCACTGAAATATGCTTTACCAGCACTATCTAACCAACGGTAAGACCAAACAACAGGTCTGTAAGTAGCAGTAGCACTTTCTTTATATGCCCAAGTCATACCCGAAAAAGCAAATGTTCTGTAAAATCTCGGGTCACGATTCATAAAGAAAGTAAAATCGTTATATCCATTGGCTGCAGTGGGTCTTGAACCATTTGCCAATGGGAACAAATCAATCATCTCCTTAGGGACATTAACACCACCTGTTCCACCTTGACTCGGCAAACGCATCGATTTCTCCCAGTTATTATTTATGTTGAAGTTTATGTCAAGATTTGTATTACTTAAAAGCTGCACCGTGATTGCTTCTTTACACTTAACGTTATCAATCAAAAACATGTTATCCCAGTCTTTTATTGTTGTTCCATACAATCCGTAACCATCTTGCGTTAATTGCGCTTCTGCTGCCAGTCCAGCATCTAAAGCCGCTTGCCAACGTTCATTAGAACCATCCCAATTTTTATTAAACAAAGGACTTGCAAAAGTTAATAATACTCGAGATTTTTGAGCCAAAGCCGCACCTCTCGTAAAACGTCCATAAGCACCAGGCCAATCTCCTGGCAACAAACTTGCGGCCAAATCTAAATCTTTAACTATTTGAGCTACTACCTCAGAAACTTTTGCTCTTGGAAGTTTAATCGACGGATCGTCTGCTGATGCTGTTTGAGAAGCCGTTACAATAGGAACACCACCATAAGTACGCATCAAATCAAAATATTGTATGGCACGCATATAATACATTTGTCCTTTTGCCCGATCACGGAATGTTTTATCCAAAGCAGCTCCTTTTACATCAATATCCTCCAATAAATTATTGCATTCTCTAATCCTTGTATAAGGATTATTATTAATACTGGTACTTATTTTGACACCATAATAACCACTAGCAAGATCTGAAGTATTAATGGTTTTGCTCGGATTAGTAAAATCCTGAACCCCTCCTAGCTCTTCAGTCAGTTTGGTATTGGCATCTGTATAAATTCCAACTACACTTGATGTTGGTGATTTATAAGATGCAAAAAACTCAAAGTACTGATTATCAACATACGCTTGTACGCGCTCTTGACTTTGATAGAATGAATCATCATACTGACCGATAGGCTGAACATCTTCTAGAAAATTATCGTTACAGGAAGCTCCTAAAACAAGCAACAATCCTAAAGCTATATATATATTAAATTTTGTTTTCATAATTGCCATCGAATTTAAATTAGAATGATATGTTAAAATTAATCGACCATGTTCTAAGAGTAGGATACCCTACACCAGAGTCGTCGTACATATTACGATAATGACCTGGATAAGGATTGTAAAGATCCCAAAGATTATTACCGGTTACACCTAAAGATATATTTTGTATTTTGGTATTCACAAAAACTTGCTTTGGAATATCATACGTTAG
Protein-coding sequences here:
- a CDS encoding RagB/SusD family nutrient uptake outer membrane protein, with translation MKTKFNIYIALGLLLVLGASCNDNFLEDVQPIGQYDDSFYQSQERVQAYVDNQYFEFFASYKSPTSSVVGIYTDANTKLTEELGGVQDFTNPSKTINTSDLASGYYGVKISTSINNNPYTRIRECNNLLEDIDVKGAALDKTFRDRAKGQMYYMRAIQYFDLMRTYGGVPIVTASQTASADDPSIKLPRAKVSEVVAQIVKDLDLAASLLPGDWPGAYGRFTRGAALAQKSRVLLTFASPLFNKNWDGSNERWQAALDAGLAAEAQLTQDGYGLYGTTIKDWDNMFLIDNVKCKEAITVQLLSNTNLDINFNINNNWEKSMRLPSQGGTGGVNVPKEMIDLFPLANGSRPTAANGYNDFTFFMNRDPRFYRTFAFSGMTWAYKESATATYRPVVWSYRWLDSAGKAYFSDLNTTSTSPAFVRKMSNQTASNATNYTYSPTDIFEYRYAELLLNIAECYAALGQTSNTLAYLGKIRNRVGIPSANNYGIGTLADKYAAIEACLYERRVELAYEGKRFWDVQRWMLYDDASLPGITGGTVSKLGLTPINGTQRTGNYLQYKTATTSAADPLATLRASIVVDPDAATATFQAQLATLATFYNTNFIRTNLLTPMDNVGGTAVKIKFNPNYYINGLKTDVLTVNPWLVQTLGWNSNIGGAGTFNYQE